The following proteins are encoded in a genomic region of Actinomycetota bacterium:
- the ahcY gene encoding adenosylhomocysteinase yields the protein MDNHIADPNLADEGQLRIEWAAGQMPVMRALTERFARERTFEGVSVGACLHVTTETANLVRALRAGGADVYLCASNPLSTQDDVAACLAAEGVPVFAVRGEDNDSYYNNIEEILDREPNFTIDDGADLVSMLHMKRPEQAERTIAGSEETTTGVIRLRQMAAEGALRYPIVAINDTPTKHLFDNRYGTGQSALDGIIRATNVLLAGRVVVVSGYGDCGRGVASRARGLGARVVVTEIDEIRALEAVMDGYAVMPMAEAAVIGDIFCTVTGDRDVIRLEHMDAMKDGAILSNAGHFDLEIDVRGLRKQASSTRRFRRDVEEFVMGDGRRLYLLAEGRLVNLGAAEGHPASVMDMSFAGQSLSIAWLVAEHRAGRRAEPRVLDVPTDVDREIARLKLGTMGVRVDELTPEQRNYLESWREGT from the coding sequence ATGGACAACCACATCGCCGACCCGAACCTGGCCGACGAGGGGCAGCTTCGCATCGAGTGGGCAGCCGGCCAGATGCCCGTGATGCGGGCGCTGACGGAGCGGTTCGCGCGGGAGCGCACATTCGAGGGGGTGTCGGTCGGGGCGTGCCTTCACGTGACCACCGAGACCGCCAATCTCGTGAGGGCTCTGCGGGCGGGAGGGGCGGACGTCTACCTGTGCGCGTCAAACCCACTGTCCACCCAGGACGACGTCGCCGCCTGCCTGGCCGCCGAGGGCGTGCCCGTCTTCGCGGTCCGCGGCGAGGACAACGACAGCTACTACAACAACATCGAGGAGATCCTGGACCGGGAGCCGAACTTCACGATCGACGATGGCGCGGACCTGGTCTCGATGCTGCACATGAAGCGCCCCGAGCAGGCGGAGCGCACGATCGCCGGCTCGGAGGAGACGACGACCGGCGTGATCCGGCTGCGCCAGATGGCGGCCGAGGGCGCACTGCGGTACCCGATCGTGGCCATCAACGACACGCCGACCAAGCACCTGTTCGACAACCGGTACGGAACGGGCCAGTCCGCCCTGGACGGGATCATCCGTGCGACCAACGTCCTGTTGGCGGGGCGCGTGGTGGTGGTGTCCGGCTACGGAGACTGCGGCCGGGGTGTCGCGTCACGCGCCCGCGGCCTGGGCGCCCGCGTGGTCGTCACGGAGATCGACGAGATCCGGGCTCTGGAGGCGGTGATGGACGGGTATGCCGTCATGCCGATGGCCGAGGCGGCGGTGATCGGAGACATCTTCTGCACGGTCACGGGCGACCGCGACGTGATCCGCCTGGAGCACATGGATGCGATGAAGGACGGGGCGATCCTGTCCAACGCCGGCCACTTCGACCTGGAGATCGACGTGAGGGGTCTGCGCAAGCAGGCCTCGTCCACGCGGCGGTTCCGACGTGACGTCGAGGAGTTCGTGATGGGCGACGGCCGGAGGCTGTACCTGCTTGCGGAGGGGCGTCTGGTGAACCTGGGTGCCGCCGAGGGCCACCCGGCCTCCGTGATGGACATGTCGTTTGCGGGGCAGTCGCTTTCGATCGCCTGGCTGGTGGCCGAGCACCGGGCGGGGAGGCGCGCGGAGCCCAGGGTCCTGGACGTCCCGACCGACGTGGACCGCGAGATCGCCAGGCTCAAGCTAGGGACCATGGGGGTCCGGGTGGACGAGCTCACGCCGGAGCAGCGCAACTACCTGGAGTCCTGGCGCGAGGGCACCTAG
- a CDS encoding SIS domain-containing protein, translating into MGGRLITPPDTATSVLDDAAAVAARDPSGALGAVASMATQVGTHRAGAARVAGRRVPLRSALFLGMGGSGVAGDLASAAAAGGSKLPVVVHRGCGVPAFCDESTFVVAASYSGSTAETLDGFRAACSRGAAHGAVITSGGPLAEEATAAQWEVWKVPEGMLPRFALGSMAALAVDLLAGPGGQWQEATAAHLQGRVSQWGPDVPLERNEAKRLAVRLEGTLPVVWGGAGATGVASARWRTDLNENSKVLAHAANLPELAHNEIVGLAAEGREGRPRMRKVLVCLREPDEDQRIARAFEAAVPDVRDDFEDVIEVQAQGADLVTRFFDLALLGGLVSVYLAILRGVDALPIDSIARLKRAISDN; encoded by the coding sequence ATGGGAGGGCGACTGATCACCCCTCCGGACACCGCGACCTCGGTCCTGGACGACGCCGCCGCCGTCGCGGCGCGCGATCCGTCCGGTGCGCTGGGGGCCGTCGCGTCGATGGCGACCCAGGTCGGGACGCATCGCGCCGGCGCCGCCCGGGTTGCCGGGCGGCGGGTTCCGTTGCGGTCGGCGCTTTTCCTCGGGATGGGCGGGTCCGGGGTTGCCGGAGACCTTGCCTCGGCCGCGGCCGCCGGCGGGTCGAAGCTGCCCGTGGTGGTCCACAGGGGGTGCGGGGTGCCGGCCTTCTGCGACGAGTCGACTTTCGTGGTGGCCGCCAGCTACTCCGGAAGCACCGCGGAGACGCTGGACGGCTTCAGGGCGGCGTGCTCGCGCGGAGCCGCGCACGGTGCCGTGATCACGTCCGGAGGTCCTCTTGCGGAGGAAGCCACGGCCGCGCAGTGGGAGGTGTGGAAGGTCCCCGAGGGGATGCTGCCGCGATTCGCCCTCGGGTCCATGGCCGCTCTGGCGGTCGATCTCCTGGCCGGGCCGGGCGGCCAGTGGCAGGAAGCCACGGCGGCCCACCTTCAGGGGCGTGTGTCGCAGTGGGGTCCGGACGTGCCGCTGGAGCGCAACGAAGCCAAGCGCCTCGCCGTCCGGCTGGAAGGAACGCTGCCCGTCGTGTGGGGAGGCGCCGGGGCGACCGGTGTGGCCTCCGCCAGGTGGAGGACCGACCTGAACGAGAACTCCAAGGTTCTGGCGCACGCGGCGAACCTGCCCGAGCTCGCGCACAACGAGATCGTCGGCCTCGCCGCCGAAGGGCGCGAAGGCCGGCCGCGGATGCGCAAGGTGCTGGTCTGCCTGCGGGAGCCGGACGAGGACCAGCGGATCGCGCGGGCCTTTGAGGCGGCCGTCCCAGATGTCCGGGACGATTTCGAGGACGTCATCGAGGTTCAGGCGCAGGGCGCGGACCTGGTGACCCGCTTTTTCGACCTGGCCCTCCTGGGAGGGTTGGTGTCCGTCTATCTCGCGATCCTGCGAGGGGTGGACGCCCTGCCCATAGATTCGATCGCGCGCCTGAAGCGCGCGATCTCCGACAACTGA
- a CDS encoding Trm112 family protein, translating into MPIDKELLEILACPKCKQPVEEKTRDGNEFLVCSAPDCRLAYPVRDDIPVMLVDEATRWEGD; encoded by the coding sequence ATGCCCATAGACAAGGAGCTTCTCGAGATCCTGGCCTGTCCGAAGTGCAAGCAGCCGGTCGAGGAGAAGACGCGTGACGGAAACGAGTTCCTCGTCTGCTCGGCCCCCGACTGCCGGCTGGCCTATCCCGTCCGCGACGACATCCCCGTGATGCTCGTGGACGAGGCAACCCGATGGGAGGGCGACTGA